The Alkalihalobacillus sp. LMS6 genomic interval ATGCCGATATTGGCATGCTTTCTTGATTTCATACAATTGTTCTACAAGATCTAACTATTTCCCTGGAAATACGACTTATAGCAACTCCGCAGTCTTTTCAAATTCATTTTCTAACTGTTCTTCTACACGCTCAATGTCAGCGCCTAATGCTTTCAATTTCTCCGTTAATGCCACGTACCCACGATCTAAGTGCTTTAATTCTGTAACGCGCGTATATCCATCCGCTACAAGCCCTGCAATGACTAACGCTGCACCTGCACGTAAATCTGTCGCGCCTACTTCAGCACCTTGTAAAGAAGTCGGACCTGACACAATAGCAGAACGGCCTTCAATTTTGATGTTTCCGTTCATTCTACGGAATTCTTCTACGTGCATAAAGCGGTTTTCAAATACCGTTTCTGTTACAACACTCGTGCCTTCCGCTCGAATAAGCAATGCCATCATTTGCGCTTGCATATCTGTAGGGAAGCCTGGGTGAGGCATTGTTTTAATATCAACTGCTTTTAACACTTCAGGTCCAATAACACGTAGCCCTGTTTCACCTTCTTGAATCTCAACACCCATTTCGCGCATTTTCGCTACAAGCGGACGCATGTGCTCTGCAATGGCACCTTCAACAAATACATCTCCACCAGTAATTGCTGCAGCAACCATAAACGTTCCTGCTTCAATTCTATCTGGAATGACCGAGTGTACAGCACCGTGAAGCGCTTCTACACCTTCAATCTTAATGACACCAGTTCCAGCGCCTCTTACTTTTCCACCCATTGCATTTAAATAATTCGCTAAATCAACAATTTCCGGCTCTTCAGCAACATTCTCAATGATTGTTGTCCCTTCTGCAAGGGCAGCAGCCATCATAATGTTTTCTGTCGCTCCTACGCTTGGGAAATCAAGATATATTTTCGTTCCTTGTAACTTCCCATCAATGCGAGCTTCAATAAACCCGTTACCAATTTCAACTGTTGCTCCCATCGCTTCAAACCCTTTTAAATGTTGCTCAATTGGACGTGAACCGATGGCACACCCACCAGGTAATGCGATTCTCGCTCGACCAACACGTGCAAGCAATGGACCCATTACTAAAAAGGACGCACGCATTTTTCGAACATATTCAAATGGTGCTTCTGTTTTTAACGTACGATTTGCGTGGACGACAAAACGACCATCTTCATAATCAACTGCAACATTTAAATTGGTTAGAACCTCTTTCATTGTATAAACATCTGTAAGAGATGGCACTTCTTCAATAACACTATTTCCATTTTCCGCTAAGATTGATGCTGCTATTACAGGTAGTACGGCATTCTTTGCACCTTCTACCTTCACGGAGCCGTGCAGCTTGTTGCCGCCACGGACAATGATTTTTTCCAACGTATTCCCCTCCGCGTCTGATATTTGTCTCTTCTATATTATCAATATTCAGTCGTAATTATAGGCGTTCCAAAAGTTACTGTTGTTCTAGAGCCCAACTCTTGATTTTCGCGCAAAGCGATTTGAACATTCATCTCTTTATCACCGCTTGTAGCAATACCATTCATCCATTCTTCATGATATGCAGATAAAGACACAAACGTTTTTTCATCTAGGGCTTCTAATTTTGTTGCGCCCAATTCACTCATAAACCGTTCTGCCTCAATGACTAAGTCTTGAGACGAATCATCCATTTCGGCTGTTAATTCATAAAAAGGCATGGATGATTGTAAATCAATACCTAATTTGTTCATTCGGTCTTCTAACCATTGTTGATCCTTCACTACCGAACCATCACTTGAGATCAGCTCATACGTTTTTTCGATTTCATACCCATTTGATGTTTTCGTTGCTAACATCTTTATGTTCTCATGTAACTCTTCCTCATAAGAACCATTTGTAAACGTCACATGTATATAATTTCCATTTTCTTCAACAGCAGTCCGTTCGAATTCTGAAAAAGCCGTTTCAAACGATTCCACTTCCAAAGAAAAATCATCCACACGTTCCGTTTTGCTTTTTATACGTACATGCCAGTCAGTCACTGTCATTTTATTTCTCTCAACAAGTTCTTGAAAGGCACTGATCTGATTATAAAATGTATCGTCGTTCTTTGATGTCCCTTTATCAAAAGCGAATAATGCGCCACAGAATATAAAGATAAGCAATAAAAAACAAACAGAATACATTTTATTCATATCAACATTTCCCTCCAGGACTAAAAGGTTTCTTACTACCATTTTTACCTGAAGCGAAAAAAGCATACATAAAAAACAAAGGTTCTTATCACATATTTTTATTTAGAAAAAATATGGAAGGTACCGAACAGCTTGGGCATACTCAATAAAAAAACGAGCAATCAAATGACCCAGTGCAATTGCCACCAAAACTTTTAATAACGTTGCTTGGGTACTCTTAGGATTTTTCACGAACAAGTCAAAGCGAAACGATTGTAACGCCCACCATGCTATGACTAAACCGAGGAGATTCGATAGAATATGTATAAATGCTTCCAAACCTAATTCGCTTGTCAACCTTATGACCCCATTTCCTACTACATCTCCAATAAAACTAAAGTCAAGCTAAAAGTTCGCAATCCATTTTCAATCATAACGGATTTACGCTTAAAAAGCTACCGCTTTCGTGAAGGAAATCTTTCCACTTTCATAACAAAAAATGAAGATTTGGTTACAATTTAGAATGATCTTTAAGTAAAGCGCATTCAATTGTTTACATACCCGAACTTTTAAAAATTTAATCTTCATTTGAAGAATTGCACTTATATTTTTTACAAGTTTTACTATTTTTTGAACAAAAAAATCACTAGCCTGTTGATTTATCAACGACTAGTGATTTTTGTTTCTATTATTGTTTTGCCACTTCTAAACGAGTTACTGCTCTTCTTAACGCAGCTTCTGCACGCGCTTTATCGATGTGCGCACCACTGTCATTTAAGCGTTTCTCTGCACGTTCTTTTGCATTCTCAGCACGCTCGGTGTTGATTTGCTCAGGACGCTCAGCAGTCTCAGCTAGTATCGTGACTTGATCTGGACGAACTTCGATAAAACCACCGCTGACGGATACTTGGTCTTCTTTGCCGTCTTTCAAAAAACGAGCAGGTCCAACCGTGAGCGGAGAAACAAGCGGAATGTGTTTTGCTTTAATTCCGAGCTCTCCTTCTGTTGTCTTCACAACAACAAGCTCAGCATCACTTGTATATACAGCACCGTCTGGAGTTACGACACTTACTTGTACGGTTTCCATAGAACCCCTCCTTATCGGCTAGCTTTAGAAAAGGAAACGGTTTAGTCCGCTTCCTCCTCTCTATTACTGGGCCATTTCCTTCGCTTTTTCGACAACTTCTTCAATGCGTCCTACTAAACGGAATGCATCTTCAGGAAGATCATCGTATTTACCTGCAAGAATATCTTTGAACCCTGCGATTGTTTCTTTTACAGGAACATAAGATCCAGGCTGACCAGTAAATTGCTCTGCCACGTGGAAGTTTTGTGATAAGAAGAATTGAATACGACGCGCACGAGCAACGACTAACTTATCATCTTCTGATAATTCTTCCATACCAAGAATCGCAATAATATCTTGTAATTCACGGTATTTCTGTAAAGTCTGCTGAACGTCACGCGCAATATTGTAATGTTCTTCCCCAACAACTTCTGGAGAAAGGGCACGTGATGTTGATGCAAGTGGATCTACTGCAGGGTAAATCCCTTGCTCTGTTAATTTACGCTCAAGGTTTGTTGTTGCATCTAAGTGAGCAAACGCCGTCGCTGGAGCTGGATCCGTATAATCATCCGCCGGTACATAGATTGCTTGAATGGATGTAACAGAGCCTTTTTTCGTTGATGTGATTCGCTCTTGAAGTTGACCCATCTCTGTAGCAAGCGTCGGCTGGTAACCTACCGCTGAAGGCATACGACCGAGTAGGGCAGATACTTCAGAACCTGCTTGTGTGAAACGGAAAATGTTATCAACGAACAGAAGTACGTCGGCACCTTGGTCATCACGGAAATATTCAGCCATTGTTAAACCAGATAGAGCTACGCGCATACGGGCACCAGGTGGTTCGTTCATTTGACCGAATACCATTGCCGTTTTCTTAATAACGCCAGCATCTGTCATTTCATGATATAAGTCATTTCCTTCACGAGTACGCTCACCAACGCCGGCAAATACTGAAATACCGCCATGCTCTTGGGCAACGTTATTAATAAGTTCTTGAATAAGTACGGTCTTTCCAACTCCGGCACCACCGAACAAGCCAACTTTACCACCTTTTGTATAAGGAGCAAGTAAATCAACAACTTTAATACCTGTTTCAAGGATTTCTGTTGTAGTAGTTAGTTCATCGAAGCTAGGTGCATCACGGTGAATCGGGTCGCGACGTGTTCCTGCTGGTACTGGTTCTTTTAGGTCAATTTCTTCGCCTAAAACGTTAAATACGCGCCCTAGTGTTTCTTCCCCAACGGGTACAGAAATTGGAGCTCCCGTATCTTCTGCTTCTGTTCCACGCATTAATCCATCAGTTGAACCCATGGCTACCGTGCGAACTGTATCATTTCCAAGGTGAAGAGCTACCTCTAGTGTTACGGTTACATCAACAGCGTTGTTTGAGCCACCAGTTTGGTTTACTCGAAGTGCGCTGTTAATTTGAGGTAGTTGACCACTTGGAAATTTAACGTCCACGACCGGTCCTGTAATTTGAATAATACGGCCTGTTGACATCATGTTCCCTCCTAATTCACATACGTTCTATTCTAAAGCGGCTGCACCGCCAACAATCTCAGTAATTTCTTGGGTAATTGCTGCTTGTCTTGCTCGGTTATAAGAAAGTGTAAGGTCATCAATTAGTGACGATGCGTTATCAGACGCTGCACTCATCGCTGTCATACGAGCACCGAACTCACTTGCTTTTGCATCCAATAATGCACCATATATTAAGCTTTCTGCATAACGAGGTAGAACAGCTTCAAGAATTTCTCTTTCAGATGGCTCATATTCGTAAAGTCCAACGCTCGAAGCTTCTTTTTCTTCTTTAGAAGCAAGCGGTAGAAGCTTTTGTTCAGTAACGGTTTGCGTCATTGCTGATACGAAATGGTTATACCAGATATAGAGTTCATCAAACACGCCATCTGCAAACATTTCAACGGATGTTTTTGCGAGTCCTCTAATGTCAGAAAATCCTGGTTGATCTGGCACTTCAATCATTTCTTGGATAATCGGTTGGTTTCGTGTACGTAACAGATCGCGCCCAATTTTACCCAAGACAATAATTGCATATTCATCTGTTGAAGAGTGTCTAGATTGAATGGTTTTCATCATGTCTCTTAGAAGACTTGAATTGTAACCACCAGCTAAACCCGTATCTGAAGAAATGAAGATATAGCCCGTTTTTTTGACAGGACGTTCTTCTAGCATTGGATGACTGACGTCACTACCAGCAGAGGCCATATTGTTTACAACCTCACGCATTTTTCTAGCGTATACTTCATAGCTTTGAGCTTTTTCCTGCGCACGGTTCAATTTTGCTGCTGATACCATTTGCATTGCTTTTGTAATTTGACGCGTTTTCTTTGTAGAGTTTATACGATTTTTTATATCGCGCAAAGAAGCCATTTGTTCACCGCCTTTCTAAGCAAAACTTAAGAAAATAGACTATTCATTCGATGCAACGAAACCTTTTTTGAACGATTCAATTGCTGCTTTGAACTCACTTTCTTCAGGAAGGTTTCCTGTTGTGCGAATGTGCTCTAGTAATTCGTTGTTATTGCTCTCAAGGAACGTAAACAATTCTGATTCAAAACGTAAGCAGTCACTAACTGGAATATCATCTAAGTAGCCTTTTGTTAAAGCAAAGATGATGGCAACTTGCTTTTCAACCGGAAGCGGCTGGTTTAAATCTTGCTTTAAAAGCTCAACTGTACGTTGTCCACGATTTAAACGAGCTTGAGTAGCTGCATCTAGGTCAGAACCAAATTGTGAGAATGCTTCTAGCTCACGGTAAGCTGCTAAGTCAAGACGAAGCGTACCTGCCACTTTTTTCATTGCTTTGATTTGTGCAGAACCACCTACTCGTGATACGGAAATACCCGGGTTAACGGCTGGTCTTACACCCGAGTGGAACAAGTCAGACTGTAAGAATACTTGTCCATCTGTAATGGAAATAACGTTTGTAGGGATATAAGCTGATACATCGCCTGCTTGTGTTTCAATAAACGGAAGCGCCGTAATAGAACCGCCACCTAAATCATCATTTAACTTCGCTGCACGCTCTAGTAAGCGAGAGTGTAAGTAGAAAACGTCACCTGGGAATGCTTCACGACCTGGAGGACGACGAAGAAGTAGAGACATTTCACGATACGCTGCTGCTTGTTTTGATAAATCATCATAAATAACAAGAACATGCTTGCCATCATACATAAACTCTTCAGCCATCGATACGCCTGTATATGGCGCTAAGAATAGCATTGGCGCTGGATCAGATGCACCTGCAGAAACGACGATCGTATAATCAAGCGCACCACGCTGACGAAGAGTTTCAACAACACCAGATACTGTTGATTCTTTTTGACCAATTGCTACATACACACAGATCATATCTTGATCTTTTTGGTTAAGGATTGTATCAATCGCAATTGACGTTTTCCCTGTTTGACGGTCACCGATAATAAGCTCACGCTGTCCACGACCGATTGGAATCATAGAATCGATTGATTTAATTCCTGTTTGAAGCGGCTCATGTACTGATTTACGCGCCATAACACCAGGAGCAGCACCTTCAACGGGACGTGTTTTTGTTGTATGAATAGGACCTAATCCGTCTACAGGCTGACCAAGTGGGTTTACAACACGACCAAGAAGTTCGCTTCCAACTGGAACTTCCATGATACGTCCTGTACGCTTCACTTCGTCTCCTTCACGAATGTTTTCGTAAGGCCCTAAAATGATGATACCAATGCTATCTTCCTCTAGGTTCTGAGCCATACCCATTACACCAGTAGAGAACTCTAAAAGCTCCCCTGCCATAACATTATCTAAACCGTATGCGAAGGCAATTCCGTCTCCAACGCGAATAACGGTACCAACGTCTTGTACGTCTACACTGGTTTCAAATTGATCAATCTGCTGCTTAATGAGCGAGCTAATTTCAGTTGCTTTAATGCTTGCCATTCGTTTTCACCCCTAACTGACAAATTGTTACTTCCCTGCAAGAATCCCTTTTTCAAGGCGATCAAGCTGTCCTTTTACACTGCCATCGTAGACACGATCACCAATGCGGACTTTTATTCCACCAACGAGTTGTTCTTGAACGACGTTCGTTACTTCTAACGCACGTTTGCCCACTTTAGGTGCAAAAACAACTGCGATTTGTTCTTTTTCAGAATCACTTAACGGTTTTGCTGAGTAGACAAATGCTTCAGCAATCCCTTTTTGTTCGTTGTTTAGTTTCTTGTATTCAGAAGCAAGTTCAGGAATAACAGAATAACGCGAGCGCTCCATTAAGCGCATCATTAATGCTAACGTCGTTTCCTTTACATTGTTCTGAAATGCTTGCTTAATTAATTGAGCTTTTTTCTCTTGAGAAAGGCCTGGAACTTCAAGTAGTCGCTGCAATTCTGGCGTTTGTCCAAACACCTCAGAAACTAGCTCCAAATCCTGTTCAAAATCGTCCGCTTGACCTTTTGCTACACCTAACTCAAAAAGAGCAACAGCGTAACGATTGGCTACCGCTTTGTTGCTCATAGCTCTTCGCCCGCTTGTTTAAGATACTCTTGAACTAGCTTGTCTTGTTCACTTGCGTCAAGTTCTTTTTCAATCACTTTCTGTGCAATTAAGACAGATAGAGATGCGACTTGCTCACGTAGTGCTGTAACAGCTTGTTCTTTCTCATTACGAATTTCAGCAAGCGCTTGCTGCTGAATACGATCTGCTTCAGCCTTCGCTTCGCGGACGATATCTCGGCCTTGCTGTTCGCCAACTTTTTTAGCATTTTCAATTAACTCAC includes:
- the murA gene encoding UDP-N-acetylglucosamine 1-carboxyvinyltransferase encodes the protein MEKIIVRGGNKLHGSVKVEGAKNAVLPVIAASILAENGNSVIEEVPSLTDVYTMKEVLTNLNVAVDYEDGRFVVHANRTLKTEAPFEYVRKMRASFLVMGPLLARVGRARIALPGGCAIGSRPIEQHLKGFEAMGATVEIGNGFIEARIDGKLQGTKIYLDFPSVGATENIMMAAALAEGTTIIENVAEEPEIVDLANYLNAMGGKVRGAGTGVIKIEGVEALHGAVHSVIPDRIEAGTFMVAAAITGGDVFVEGAIAEHMRPLVAKMREMGVEIQEGETGLRVIGPEVLKAVDIKTMPHPGFPTDMQAQMMALLIRAEGTSVVTETVFENRFMHVEEFRRMNGNIKIEGRSAIVSGPTSLQGAEVGATDLRAGAALVIAGLVADGYTRVTELKHLDRGYVALTEKLKALGADIERVEEQLENEFEKTAELL
- a CDS encoding YwmB family TATA-box binding protein, translated to MNKMYSVCFLLLIFIFCGALFAFDKGTSKNDDTFYNQISAFQELVERNKMTVTDWHVRIKSKTERVDDFSLEVESFETAFSEFERTAVEENGNYIHVTFTNGSYEEELHENIKMLATKTSNGYEIEKTYELISSDGSVVKDQQWLEDRMNKLGIDLQSSMPFYELTAEMDDSSQDLVIEAERFMSELGATKLEALDEKTFVSLSAYHEEWMNGIATSGDKEMNVQIALRENQELGSRTTVTFGTPIITTEY
- a CDS encoding DUF1146 family protein; amino-acid sequence: MTSELGLEAFIHILSNLLGLVIAWWALQSFRFDLFVKNPKSTQATLLKVLVAIALGHLIARFFIEYAQAVRYLPYFF
- a CDS encoding F0F1 ATP synthase subunit epsilon, giving the protein METVQVSVVTPDGAVYTSDAELVVVKTTEGELGIKAKHIPLVSPLTVGPARFLKDGKEDQVSVSGGFIEVRPDQVTILAETAERPEQINTERAENAKERAEKRLNDSGAHIDKARAEAALRRAVTRLEVAKQ
- the atpD gene encoding F0F1 ATP synthase subunit beta; protein product: MSTGRIIQITGPVVDVKFPSGQLPQINSALRVNQTGGSNNAVDVTVTLEVALHLGNDTVRTVAMGSTDGLMRGTEAEDTGAPISVPVGEETLGRVFNVLGEEIDLKEPVPAGTRRDPIHRDAPSFDELTTTTEILETGIKVVDLLAPYTKGGKVGLFGGAGVGKTVLIQELINNVAQEHGGISVFAGVGERTREGNDLYHEMTDAGVIKKTAMVFGQMNEPPGARMRVALSGLTMAEYFRDDQGADVLLFVDNIFRFTQAGSEVSALLGRMPSAVGYQPTLATEMGQLQERITSTKKGSVTSIQAIYVPADDYTDPAPATAFAHLDATTNLERKLTEQGIYPAVDPLASTSRALSPEVVGEEHYNIARDVQQTLQKYRELQDIIAILGMEELSEDDKLVVARARRIQFFLSQNFHVAEQFTGQPGSYVPVKETIAGFKDILAGKYDDLPEDAFRLVGRIEEVVEKAKEMAQ
- the atpG gene encoding ATP synthase F1 subunit gamma yields the protein MASLRDIKNRINSTKKTRQITKAMQMVSAAKLNRAQEKAQSYEVYARKMREVVNNMASAGSDVSHPMLEERPVKKTGYIFISSDTGLAGGYNSSLLRDMMKTIQSRHSSTDEYAIIVLGKIGRDLLRTRNQPIIQEMIEVPDQPGFSDIRGLAKTSVEMFADGVFDELYIWYNHFVSAMTQTVTEQKLLPLASKEEKEASSVGLYEYEPSEREILEAVLPRYAESLIYGALLDAKASEFGARMTAMSAASDNASSLIDDLTLSYNRARQAAITQEITEIVGGAAALE
- the atpA gene encoding F0F1 ATP synthase subunit alpha translates to MASIKATEISSLIKQQIDQFETSVDVQDVGTVIRVGDGIAFAYGLDNVMAGELLEFSTGVMGMAQNLEEDSIGIIILGPYENIREGDEVKRTGRIMEVPVGSELLGRVVNPLGQPVDGLGPIHTTKTRPVEGAAPGVMARKSVHEPLQTGIKSIDSMIPIGRGQRELIIGDRQTGKTSIAIDTILNQKDQDMICVYVAIGQKESTVSGVVETLRQRGALDYTIVVSAGASDPAPMLFLAPYTGVSMAEEFMYDGKHVLVIYDDLSKQAAAYREMSLLLRRPPGREAFPGDVFYLHSRLLERAAKLNDDLGGGSITALPFIETQAGDVSAYIPTNVISITDGQVFLQSDLFHSGVRPAVNPGISVSRVGGSAQIKAMKKVAGTLRLDLAAYRELEAFSQFGSDLDAATQARLNRGQRTVELLKQDLNQPLPVEKQVAIIFALTKGYLDDIPVSDCLRFESELFTFLESNNNELLEHIRTTGNLPEESEFKAAIESFKKGFVASNE
- a CDS encoding F0F1 ATP synthase subunit delta, whose amino-acid sequence is MSNKAVANRYAVALFELGVAKGQADDFEQDLELVSEVFGQTPELQRLLEVPGLSQEKKAQLIKQAFQNNVKETTLALMMRLMERSRYSVIPELASEYKKLNNEQKGIAEAFVYSAKPLSDSEKEQIAVVFAPKVGKRALEVTNVVQEQLVGGIKVRIGDRVYDGSVKGQLDRLEKGILAGK
- the atpF gene encoding F0F1 ATP synthase subunit B, coding for MFEVLDWGSALYQLFAFTLLMLLIAKFALKPLMGVMQKRQDMINDQIDSAERNRKEAEKMLEDQKDELKQARVEARELIENAKKVGEQQGRDIVREAKAEADRIQQQALAEIRNEKEQAVTALREQVASLSVLIAQKVIEKELDASEQDKLVQEYLKQAGEEL